A single region of the Chitinivorax sp. PXF-14 genome encodes:
- a CDS encoding ribonucleotide reductase subunit alpha, producing MDITSYTDFIDAARQQPEPQRLLFVFAAAELPENANADQQAGFASGQGGSLAPVMCVDKLPGELGGFAELVAESQHMGKHWDVVFAASLSGKGGVAPDSAAADQPFNMMIESIRQGNLSRFLAFDRDGALLQFF from the coding sequence GTGGACATCACCAGCTACACCGACTTTATCGACGCCGCCCGCCAGCAGCCCGAGCCGCAGCGCCTGCTGTTCGTGTTCGCCGCTGCCGAGCTGCCGGAAAACGCCAATGCGGATCAGCAGGCCGGCTTCGCATCAGGCCAGGGCGGGTCGCTGGCGCCGGTGATGTGCGTCGACAAGCTGCCCGGCGAGCTGGGTGGTTTTGCCGAGCTGGTGGCCGAGTCGCAGCACATGGGCAAGCACTGGGACGTGGTGTTTGCCGCCAGCCTGTCGGGCAAGGGCGGTGTGGCGCCCGACAGCGCCGCGGCGGACCAGCCGTTCAACATGATGATCGAGTCGATCCGCCAGGGGAATCTGAGCCGCTTTCTCGCCTTCGACCGCGACGGGGCGCTGCTGCAGTTCTTCTGA